The Populus alba chromosome 4, ASM523922v2, whole genome shotgun sequence genome contains a region encoding:
- the LOC118040528 gene encoding 5'-methylthioadenosine nucleosidase, with amino-acid sequence MAPHGEGSEEAMVVQDENRKPISSILIVIAMQTEAMPVVNKFQLKEDLDPVFPKGVPWVRYHGIYKDLHINLVWPGKDLTLGVDSVGTISASLVTYAAIQALQPDLIINAGTAGGFKVKGACISDVFLVSDVAFHDRRIPIPVFDLYGVGSRQSFSTPNLLKELNLKAGKLSTGDSLDMSPQDEASIVANEATVKDMEGAAVAYVADLLKVPAIFIKAVTDIVDGDKPTAEEFLQNLSAVTAALEQAVAQIVDFISGKCLSEL; translated from the exons ATGGCTCCTCACGGTGAGGGATCAGAGGAAGCCATGGTTGTTCAAGATGAGAATCGCAAACCCATTTCCTCCATCCTCATCGTTATCG CAATGCAAACAGAAGCCATGCCTGTTGTTAACAAATTCCAGCTCAAAGAAGACCTTGATCCTGT GTTTCCAAAAGGGGTGCCTTGGGTCAGATATCATGGCATCTACAAGGACCTCCATATCAACTTAGTTTGGCCTGGAAAGGATTTGACCCTGG GGGTTGATAGTGTAGGCACAATTTCTGCATCTCTTGTGACCTATGCTGCTATCCAAGCATTACAGCCAGACTTAATTATCAATGCAGGCACTGCTGGTGGCTTTAAG GTCAAAGGAGCATGCATTAGTGATGTGTTTCTTGTATCTGATGTTGCTTTCCATGACAGAAGAATCCCTATTCCT GTTTTTGATCTCTATGGAGTTGGTTCGAGGCAGTCTTTCTCGACACCTAATCTCTTGAAGGAGCTTAACCTAAAG GCTGGGAAATTATCTACTGGAGACTCTCTTGATATGTCCCCACAAGACGAAGCATCAATTGTTGCAAATGAAGCTACGGTTAAAGACATGGAG GGAGCTGCTGTTGCTTATGTGGCCGATCTTTTGAAAGTCCCTGCAATATTCATAAAAGCTGTGACTGACATAGTGGATGGTGACAAGCCAACTGCAGAGGAGTTCTTGCAGAATCTGTCTGCAGTGACTGCTGCTCTTGAACAGGCAGTCGCCCAAATTGTTGATTTCATCAGTGGAAAGTGTCTCTCTGAGCTTTGA
- the LOC118040529 gene encoding LOW QUALITY PROTEIN: type III polyketide synthase B-like (The sequence of the model RefSeq protein was modified relative to this genomic sequence to represent the inferred CDS: inserted 1 base in 1 codon; deleted 1 base in 1 codon): MGSEQIGQGGLTSKASPGKATILALGKAFPHQLVMQEFLVDGYFKNTNCDDPELKQKLTRLCKTTTVKTRYVVMSDEILNKYPELAIEGIPTIKQRLDICNDAVTQMAIGASRACIKKWGRSVSDITHMVYVSSSEARLPGGDLYLAGGLGLSPETQRVMLYFSGCSGGVAGLRVAKDIAENNPGSRVLLATSETTIIXFKPPSVDRPYDLVGVALFGDGAGAMVIGTNPVPVTESPLFELHTAIQNFLPNTEKAIDGRLTEEGISFKLARELPQIIEDNIEGFCHKLIGVAGLTDKDYNKMFWAVHPGGPAILNRMEKRLDLLPDKLNASRRALMDYGNASSNTIVYVLEYMIEETRKMKAGAANCDWGLILAFGPGITFEGILARNLTI, translated from the exons ATGGGGAGCGAACAGATCGGACAAGGAGGCTTGACATCGAAGGCCAGTCCTGGCAAAGCTACAATTCTGGCTCTCGGCAAGGCATTTCCTCACCAGCTAGTCATGCAAGAATTTCTGGTTGATGGGTATTTCAAAAACACCAATTGCGATGATCCAGAGCTCAAGCAGAAGCTAACTCGACTCT GCAAAACAACCACCGTGAAAACTAGGTATGTGGTCATGTCAGATGAGATCCTGAACAAATACCCTGAACTTGCCATTGAAGGCATCCCTACCATCAAACAGCGATTAGATATCTGTAACGATGCTGTAACACAAATGGCCATTGGAGCTTCACGGGCTTGCATCAAGAAATGGGGCAGGTCTGTATCAGATATAACTCACATGGTCTACGTCTCCTCGAGTGAAGCTAGGCTACCAGGTGGCGACCTTTACTTAGCGGGAGGCCTTGGACTCAGCCCTGAAACGCAGCGTGTTATGCTATACTTTTCAGGGTGCTCTGGAGGTGTGGCTGGCCTTCGTGTTGCCAAGGATATCGCTGAGAACAATCCGGGAAGTCGAGTTTTGCTGGCTACTTCTGAAACTACCATTA GGTTCAAACCACCAAGTGTAGATAGACCATAT GATCTGGTTGGGGTTGCCCTCTTTGGGGACGGTGCCGGAGCAATGGTAATAGGCACAAATCCAGTTCCGGTTACTGAAAGTCCTCTCTTTGAGCTTCACACCGCAATCCAGAATTTCTTGCCAAACACTGAAAAGGCTATCGATGGCAGGCTAACAGAAGAGGGTATCAGCTTCAAGCTAGCAAGGGAGCTTCCGCAAATAATTGAAGATAACATTGAAGGATTCTGCCACAAGTTGATAGGAGTTGCTGGACTAACTGACAAGGATTACAACAAGATGTTTTGGGCAGTCCATCCAGGCGGGCCCGCAATCTTGAATCGAATGGAAAAGAGACTTGATTTGCTTCCTGACAAACTGAATGCTAGTAGAAGAGCTCTAATGGATTATGGCAATGCTAGCAGCAACACCATTGTGTACGTGCTGGAGTACATGATAGAAGAGACCAGGAAGATGAAGGCAGGCGCTGCAAATTGTGATTGGGGCTTGATACTGGCTTTTGGACCTGGAATAACCTTTGAGGGAATTCTTGCAAGAAACCTAACTATCTAA